A window of Eriocheir sinensis breed Jianghai 21 chromosome 42, ASM2467909v1, whole genome shotgun sequence genomic DNA:
TTCATTTTTCTGCTCGGCACAACGCTGGAGCCAATAGTAACGAAGATATATGCACGGAAAGGTCGCGTGAGAAACctcaaaaacatgaaaatcagctatatttatgtcattttaggttattttcatgcaaacggtgacTCTTCTTGGGTAAAATGAGACGAtgaatccatttctggcctccaTGGAACGCTACGATCAATATTAACTTAGATAGGTGCCCGGAAATGTCGCGTGGCAAGCTCAAAAACCgtgaatatttttttatgttatttcccTGCCAAAAGTGACTCACCTTGGAGGAAATGAGACGAGGAGTTCATTTTTCTGCTCGGCACAACGCTAGACTCAATGTTAACGAAGATATATGCACGGAAAGGTCGCGTGAGAAACctcaaaaacatgaaaatcagctatatttatgtcatttgaggttattttcatgcaaacggtgacTCTTCTTAAGTAATACGAGACGAGGAGTTCATTTCTGGCCTCCACGGAACGCTACGATCAATATTAACGTAGATATGTGCCCGGAAAGGTCCTGTCGCAAGCTCCAATACCaagaatatttttttgtgttatttccctGCCTAAAGTGACTCATCTTGGAGGAAATGAGACGAGGAGTTCATTTTTCTGCTCGGCACAACGCTAGACTCAATGTTAACGAAGATATATGCACGGAAAGGTCGCGTGAGAAACctcaaaaacatgaaaatcagctatatttatgtcatttgaggttattttcatgcaaacggtgacTCTTCTTGGGTAAAACGAGACGAtgaatccatttctggcctccaCGGAACGCTAGGATCAATATTAACTTAGATATGTGCCCGGAAAGGTCGCGTGGCAAGCTCAAAAATcgtgaatatttttttgtgttatttccctGCCAAAAGTGACTCACCTTGGAGGAAATGAGACGAGGAGTTCATTTTTCTGCTCGGCACAACGCTAGACTCAATGTTAACGAAGATATATGCACGGAAAGGTCGCGTGAGAAACctcaaaaacatgaaaatcagctatatttatgtcatttgaggttattttcatgcaaaccgTGACTCTTCTTAAGTAATACGAGACGAGGAGTTCATTTCTGGCCTCCACGAAACGCTACGATCAATATTAACTTAGATATGTGCCCGGAAAGGTCGCGTGGCAAGCTCAAAAATcgtgaatatttttttgtgttatttccttGCCTAAAGTGACTCATCTTGGGGGAAATGAGACGAGGAGTTCATTTTTCTGCTCGGCACAACGCTGGAGCCAATAGTAACGAAGATATATGCACGGAAAGGTCGCGTGCGAGACCTCgaaaacatgaaaatcagctatatatatgttatttgaggttattttcatgcaaacggtgacTCATTCTAGAGAAAATCGGACAAcgaatccatttctggcctcggcaCAACGATACAAGCAATATTAACTTAGATATTCGCCCGTACAGGTCGCGGCTCGGCTCCCACGATGTGaaaaattttatatttttttcgttatttcccTGCTAAAGGTGACTCACAGGGGCAAGGAAGTGACGAAAACTCCATTTCTGGCCTCAAAACACCGATCCAATAACGGACAAGGGAGATAATAGCGTTTAAACGTGAAACAAAACGTGACCATAAATTCGCGAGTTCTTACGTTTCATAAGTTTGTTATATGTCATCTAGTGAAGAAAATCACGAGAAAGCCAATGGCGAAGTCAGAATCGCGATACAACAAAAAGTGACGGAGTTATGCACGATTTTCTGAAAAAAACTGAAGACCTTTCGCAGCCTCTCATTCCTTTGTTTCGGGATACTTCTTCATAAGCTTCTGACACCTTAgagagaaaaggacgaggaatCCAGTGCTATCTTCAGAATTGGTCCAGGCCTCGTAATAGCTGAGATATCAACTATTTTAAAAATGCCTCACAATTTGTTGATTTTTTGACTGAATTTTGAGTTATTTCTTTGCCCTAAACACGTACAGGGTAGAACAGATCACGGGAAAGCTATTTCTGACCTTGGAATTACGATAGATTGAGTAATTATCGAGAAAATCGCATTATTCTGCCCTCCAGAATTTTGTTGTTCCATATTTCAGCCTTTTCCGGTGTTATTTCTCGGCCATTTTCGTGTTTGTGGCACTCTGCTTGCGTAAAATTTAATGGCGGAGCTGTTCCCGTTTACTAAGTTCCGTTTGGTTGCGTATTAAGCGAGATTTTTGGGTTATTCTTGACCAAGGTGGTTTGGAGGAGGGGTACCAGTAAGGGGGTAACGGGGAGGGGTAGGCTGATGGGGGGGTTGAGGAAAGGTTACCAAGGGAAGCAATTTTTATTACTTGTTGATCAATAAAAATTTTAATGTTTCGTCTTTATTTACATTTCCTGACCCTTGGCGTTGCTTGAGAGACGGTCATACATGCTGTCTGGCCTTGTtaaatagcagtaataattgtaAGCATGAGCGTCGTGTCTTAGAGCGGCTAACTCGTGCGTTAAGGCGGTAAACAAAAAATGTCGTGCGCTAAACTTGTGAAACGAAGGTTGTTGACGAGATAAATCATTCATAATCCGAGACATAAGAAGACCTATTGCACAGCCTCTTATAATGACTGATTAATCGTAGACGCCGGGCCAATAAAAAACACTTGTGATTTGTAAGTGTGTCTCTTTACATCAGTAGCCGATAGCGAGGGAGATAattgagaaaaacaacaacatacttTATTTATTGTTCGTCGTGTGGATGGTCGAGGCCGCCCGGGCAGCCCACTAaccaatgacgtcatcaatacGTCATCAAATTAAAAGCAGATCTATCGTAAAATTTATTATAACCACCTGATTAATCAATAGGCAGCAAGCTCATAAATAGCACTTGTTATTGATAAGCATGATTCTTTACTAAAATAGCAGATTGCGAGGAAAACTATCGATAAAATAATACTATACTGCCTTCACTGTTCGTCATATGATGTTAATGGAATCcccgggagctgattggctggtgAGGGGTCAGGCACTCCAGACAGTCACATAGGCGTCATAATTAAATGGCCCAGGCACTCAGGAAGGCCGAGGACAGTGCCAGCAGCCCCCCCGCAGTGCCTGTCAACGAGGGAGTGCCATCAGCCCCCCCAGTGCCTGTCAACGAGGGAGTGCCATCAGCCCCCCCAGTGCCTGTCAACGGGGGAGTGCCATCAGCCCACCCAGTGCCTGTCAACGGGGGAGTGCCATCAGCCCCCCAGTGCCTGTCAACGGGGGAGTGCCATCAGCCCCCCCAGTGCCTGTCAACGTGGGAGTGCCATCAGCCCCCCCAGTGCCTGGCCACGGGGGAGTTCCATCAGCCCCCCCAGTGCCTGTCAACGGGGGAGTGCCATCAGCCCCCCCAGTGCCTGTCAACGGGGGAGTGCCATCAGCCCCCCCAGTGCCTGTCAACGGGGGAGTGCCATCAGCCCCCCCAGAGCCTGTCAACGAGGGAGTGCCATCAGCCCACCCAGAGCCTGTCAACGGGGGAGTGCCATCAGCCCCCCCAGAGCCTGTCAAC
This region includes:
- the LOC127010246 gene encoding cysteine-rich, acidic integral membrane protein-like, whose amino-acid sequence is MAQALRKAEDSASSPPAVPVNEGVPSAPPVPVNEGVPSAPPVPVNGGVPSAHPVPVNGGVPSAPQCLSTGECHQPPQCLSTWECHQPPQCLATGEFHQPPQCLSTGECHQPPQCLSTGECHQPPQCLSTGECHQPPQSLSTRECHQPTQSLSTGECHQPPQSLSTGKCHQPPQSLSTGECHQPTQCLSTGECHQPTQCLSTGECHQPPQCLSTGECHQPPQSLSTGECHQPPQCLSTGECQQPPQCLSTGECQQPPQCLSTGECHQPPMPAERERERERETIFFPPKGHSIPPGS